A section of the Paenibacillus yonginensis genome encodes:
- a CDS encoding galactokinase, translated as MNMQELKQKFNSEFGVNDKEILAYQAPGRVNLIGEHIDYNGGYVLPAALEFGTTLLLRERGDDKLVFRSANFPYTAEIALGEIGASKTGEWVDYPIGVLVQLAKLDCRVSKGYDLYFIGEIPNGAGLSSSASIEVVTAYAFVSVEGKDIDTVEMAKLSQRAENQYVGVNSGIMDQFAVANGAKDHAILLMCDTLEFKKVPFVIGSSKLVIGNTNKRRGLVDSKYNERRSECDEALRQLQPHVPGLEYLAQLTPEQFADLEDKLNSDVLRRRAKHVVEENARVLASVEALQNNKLAEFGQLMNKSHDSLRDLYEVTGTELDTMVEEARKIEGTLGSRMTGAGFGGCTVSLVHEDTVASFVHNVGEAYKQRTGLEAEFYVCEVGDGVHQLKEEA; from the coding sequence ATGAACATGCAAGAGCTGAAGCAGAAGTTTAATTCCGAATTTGGCGTTAATGACAAGGAAATTCTGGCTTATCAAGCCCCTGGACGGGTGAACCTGATCGGCGAACATATCGACTATAACGGCGGCTACGTGCTTCCGGCGGCGCTGGAATTCGGCACCACTCTGCTCCTGCGCGAACGCGGCGACGACAAGCTTGTTTTTAGATCGGCGAACTTCCCTTATACGGCTGAGATTGCTCTCGGGGAAATCGGCGCATCCAAAACGGGGGAATGGGTGGATTATCCGATCGGCGTTTTGGTGCAGCTGGCTAAGCTGGACTGCCGGGTGAGCAAGGGCTATGATCTTTATTTTATCGGTGAAATCCCGAACGGAGCCGGGCTTTCCTCTTCGGCTTCGATCGAAGTCGTAACCGCTTATGCTTTTGTTTCGGTGGAAGGCAAGGACATAGATACGGTCGAAATGGCAAAGCTATCCCAGCGTGCCGAAAATCAATATGTCGGCGTCAACAGCGGCATTATGGACCAGTTCGCAGTGGCCAACGGAGCGAAAGACCATGCGATTCTGCTGATGTGCGACACGCTTGAATTTAAGAAAGTGCCTTTCGTGATCGGCTCCAGCAAGCTGGTGATCGGGAACACTAACAAACGCAGAGGGCTTGTGGATTCCAAATACAACGAGCGCCGCAGCGAATGCGATGAAGCGCTCCGCCAGCTGCAGCCGCATGTACCGGGACTCGAATATCTGGCCCAGCTTACCCCTGAGCAATTTGCCGACCTTGAAGATAAGCTGAACAGTGATGTACTGCGCCGACGTGCGAAACATGTGGTTGAGGAGAACGCGCGCGTCCTGGCCTCTGTTGAAGCTTTGCAGAACAACAAACTGGCCGAATTCGGCCAGCTGATGAACAAGTCCCATGACTCCTTGCGTGATTTGTATGAGGTCACGGGTACCGAGCTGGACACGATGGTCGAGGAAGCGCGGAAAATCGAAGGCACGCTGGGCTCCCGCATGACAGGAGCGGGGTTTGGCGGCTGCACGGTTTCGCTTGTGCATGAAGATACCGTTGCTTCGTTTGTACACAACGTGGGGGAGGCTTACAAACAGCGTACGGGCCTGGAAGCTGAATTCTACGTTTGTGAAGTGGGAGACGGTGTACACCAATTGAAGGAGGAAGCGTGA
- the galE gene encoding UDP-glucose 4-epimerase GalE, with the protein MAILVTGGAGYIGSHTVAELLDKGEEVVVLDNLQTGHREALLGGKLYEGDLRDKELLKKLFAENSIDAVIHFAANSLVGESMQNPVKYYDNNVYGTLCLLEAMQQAGVSRIVFSSTAATYGEPEKVPIEETDRTAPTNVYGETKLTMETMMGWFDRVLGIKYVALRYFNAAGAHASGRIGEDHQPETHLIPLILQTALGQRESIAVFGDDYPTEDGTCIRDYIHVSDLADAHLRAVDYLRGGGESNVFNLGSGNGFSVNQVISKVKEVTGVDFAVEVKPRRTGDPAVLIASSGKARSVLGWNPQRENLDDIIASAWQWHQNHPNGYAGK; encoded by the coding sequence ATGGCGATTTTAGTAACCGGCGGTGCCGGATATATCGGGTCTCATACGGTGGCTGAGCTGCTGGATAAAGGCGAAGAGGTGGTTGTGCTCGACAATCTGCAGACAGGTCATAGGGAAGCGCTGCTTGGCGGCAAGCTGTACGAAGGTGATCTGCGGGACAAAGAGCTGCTGAAGAAGCTGTTTGCTGAGAACAGCATTGATGCGGTCATCCATTTTGCGGCCAACTCCCTGGTTGGGGAAAGCATGCAGAATCCCGTAAAATATTACGACAACAACGTGTACGGTACGTTATGTCTGCTGGAAGCGATGCAGCAGGCCGGCGTATCCAGAATCGTCTTTTCGTCTACAGCGGCAACCTACGGAGAACCGGAGAAGGTGCCGATTGAAGAAACCGACCGTACGGCTCCTACTAACGTGTACGGTGAAACGAAGCTGACCATGGAGACCATGATGGGCTGGTTCGACCGTGTGCTGGGCATCAAATATGTGGCGCTCCGTTATTTTAATGCAGCCGGAGCCCATGCCAGCGGTAGAATAGGCGAAGACCATCAGCCTGAAACCCACCTGATCCCGCTGATTCTGCAAACCGCGCTCGGCCAGCGGGAATCCATCGCCGTGTTTGGCGACGATTATCCGACTGAAGACGGCACCTGTATCCGCGACTATATTCATGTGAGCGATCTGGCCGACGCGCATCTGCGCGCAGTGGATTATTTGCGCGGCGGAGGCGAAAGCAACGTGTTCAACCTTGGCAGCGGCAACGGCTTTTCCGTCAATCAGGTGATTTCCAAAGTAAAAGAAGTGACAGGCGTCGATTTCGCGGTCGAAGTGAAGCCTCGCCGTACAGGCGACCCGGCTGTGCTGATCGCATCCTCGGGCAAAGCCCGCAGTGTGCTGGGCTGGAATCCGCAGCGTGAAAACCTCGATGACATTATCGCCAGCGCCTGGCAGTGGCATCAAAACCATCCGAACGGTTATGCGGGAAAGTGA
- a CDS encoding iron-containing alcohol dehydrogenase: MEAFTFHNPTELIFGKNKTEALKTELPKYGNKVLLVYGGGSIKRTGLYDQVMGYLKEIGAQVTELAGVEPNPRLTTVHKGVELCRQNNIDIILAVGGGSVIDCSKAIAAGSKYDGDVWDILTRKAAVEAALPLAVVLTMAATGSEMNGGSVISNTETEEKLSFGSPFTYPVFSILDPQNTFSLPKDQTVYGMVDMMSHVLEHYFHLEENTPVQDGFCETLLRTVIETAPKLINDLENYELRESIMYVGTLALNGMVSMGFRGDWATHNIEHAVSAVYDIPHGGGLAILFPNWMKYNLHVKPERFKKLAVNVFGIEQAGKTDAQIGEEGINALRAFWTSIGAPSRLADYDIDDSKLDLMAEKTVKFGPFGNFAKLDKEDVLEIYRLSL; encoded by the coding sequence ATGGAGGCTTTCACATTTCATAATCCGACCGAACTGATTTTCGGTAAAAATAAAACCGAAGCTCTCAAAACGGAGCTCCCTAAATACGGTAACAAGGTGCTGCTGGTATACGGCGGCGGCAGCATTAAACGGACAGGACTATACGATCAAGTCATGGGCTACCTGAAGGAAATTGGCGCACAGGTCACAGAACTTGCCGGTGTAGAACCTAATCCTCGCTTGACGACTGTACATAAAGGCGTTGAGCTGTGCAGACAAAACAACATCGACATCATTTTGGCCGTAGGCGGCGGCAGCGTCATCGACTGCTCCAAAGCGATTGCGGCCGGCTCCAAATATGACGGAGACGTCTGGGATATTCTGACCCGAAAGGCTGCCGTTGAAGCGGCCCTTCCGCTGGCTGTTGTGTTGACTATGGCCGCTACCGGCTCGGAAATGAACGGAGGCTCCGTTATTTCCAATACCGAAACCGAAGAGAAGCTGAGCTTCGGCAGCCCGTTCACTTATCCGGTATTTTCGATCCTGGACCCTCAAAACACGTTCTCCCTGCCTAAGGATCAAACCGTCTACGGCATGGTGGACATGATGTCCCACGTACTGGAGCATTATTTCCACCTGGAGGAGAATACGCCGGTTCAGGACGGATTCTGCGAAACGCTGCTCCGCACCGTGATCGAAACCGCTCCAAAGCTGATCAACGATCTGGAGAACTACGAGCTGCGCGAAAGCATCATGTACGTGGGTACGCTGGCTTTGAACGGCATGGTTTCGATGGGCTTCCGCGGCGACTGGGCTACTCATAACATTGAACATGCCGTTTCGGCAGTCTACGACATTCCGCATGGCGGCGGTCTGGCCATCCTGTTCCCGAACTGGATGAAATACAACCTGCATGTCAAACCGGAAAGATTCAAGAAATTGGCTGTTAACGTCTTCGGCATCGAGCAGGCGGGTAAAACCGATGCCCAAATCGGCGAAGAAGGCATCAACGCTTTGCGCGCTTTCTGGACTTCGATCGGTGCGCCAAGCCGGTTGGCCGATTACGACATCGACGACAGCAAGTTGGATTTGATGGCCGAGAAGACGGTCAAATTCGGTCCGTTCGGCAACTTTGCCAAACTAGACAAGGAAGATGTATTGGAAATCTACCGTCTTTCCCTGTAA
- a CDS encoding UDP-glucose--hexose-1-phosphate uridylyltransferase, which produces MQQRTAEAAKLREQALEAIERLVQFALQSELIGHYDADYTRNRLLELFKEDEPYLGEVRKETLEGPQELLNILIDYGYAAGLIPENTDTYRDLLDAEIMGRVMPRPSEVIAAFKATEQEHGIEAATSRFVKLCTDANYIRMDRVSSNVYWEQPTAFGTMEMTINLSKPEKSPAEIAAAKLLPPPVYPKCQLCRENVGYAGRLNHPARQNLRVIPLVLNGEPWFFQYSPYVYYNEHCIVFHQDHVPMKLTKDSFRRLLDFVGQFPHYFIGSNADLPIVGGSILTHDHFQGGKHKFPLEKSPVDAEFQSTQYPGVKLGIVKWPMSVLRLTGADPDVLLEAANDLYELWKGYSDEELGILAHSEVDGAPVPHNTVTPIVRRSADGAYEFDVVLRNNRTSEEHPEGIYHPHREMHHIKKENIGLIEVMGLAILPGRLKQELDSIARILSGDETLRLAVSEGRAPELAPHAQWIGSLLDKHGSALQKEQAEMILKDEVGSKFAKILGHAGVYKRTPEGQAGLRRFVAAAGFTQE; this is translated from the coding sequence ATGCAGCAGCGTACGGCAGAAGCGGCAAAACTGCGCGAACAGGCGCTTGAAGCGATTGAACGTTTGGTGCAATTTGCCCTTCAGAGCGAACTGATCGGCCATTATGACGCCGACTATACGCGCAACCGGCTCCTTGAGCTGTTTAAAGAAGATGAACCTTATTTGGGAGAGGTCCGCAAAGAGACCTTGGAAGGGCCGCAGGAGCTGCTTAATATCTTGATTGATTACGGCTATGCGGCCGGTCTGATTCCGGAGAATACAGACACGTACCGCGATTTGCTGGATGCGGAGATCATGGGCCGCGTTATGCCTCGTCCTTCCGAGGTGATAGCCGCTTTCAAAGCAACCGAGCAGGAACACGGCATAGAAGCTGCTACGAGCCGTTTCGTTAAGCTTTGTACGGACGCCAACTACATCCGGATGGACCGTGTGTCAAGCAATGTGTATTGGGAGCAGCCAACTGCCTTTGGCACGATGGAAATGACCATTAATTTGTCCAAACCGGAAAAATCGCCGGCCGAAATCGCAGCTGCCAAGCTGCTTCCTCCGCCGGTTTATCCAAAGTGCCAGCTGTGCCGGGAGAATGTCGGCTACGCCGGACGGCTGAATCACCCGGCCCGGCAGAACCTGCGGGTCATTCCGCTTGTATTGAATGGCGAACCTTGGTTTTTCCAATATTCCCCGTATGTCTATTACAATGAGCACTGTATCGTCTTCCACCAAGATCATGTGCCGATGAAATTGACGAAGGATTCTTTCCGCAGGCTGCTCGATTTCGTGGGGCAATTCCCGCATTATTTCATCGGCTCGAATGCGGACCTGCCGATTGTGGGCGGTTCCATTCTTACGCATGACCATTTTCAGGGCGGCAAACATAAATTTCCGCTGGAGAAATCGCCGGTTGACGCCGAATTCCAATCGACGCAGTATCCGGGCGTGAAGCTCGGTATTGTCAAATGGCCGATGAGCGTACTCCGGCTTACCGGAGCCGATCCGGATGTCCTGCTTGAAGCAGCCAATGATCTGTATGAGCTGTGGAAGGGCTACAGCGATGAAGAGCTGGGCATCCTGGCCCATTCGGAGGTGGACGGAGCACCCGTACCTCATAATACGGTTACGCCCATCGTAAGACGCAGTGCGGACGGCGCTTATGAGTTTGATGTGGTGCTGCGCAACAACCGGACCAGCGAGGAGCATCCGGAGGGCATTTACCACCCGCACCGTGAGATGCACCACATCAAGAAAGAAAATATCGGCCTGATCGAAGTGATGGGCCTTGCGATTTTGCCGGGACGCCTGAAACAGGAGCTCGACAGCATCGCCCGCATCCTGTCCGGGGACGAAACGCTTCGTCTGGCTGTCTCCGAAGGCCGTGCGCCAGAGCTGGCGCCGCATGCGCAGTGGATCGGTTCCCTGCTGGACAAACATGGTTCCGCTTTGCAAAAGGAGCAGGCAGAGATGATTTTGAAAGACGAAGTAGGCAGCAAATTTGCGAAAATTCTTGGTCATGCCGGGGTTTACAAGCGGACGCCGGAGGGTCAGGCGGGCTTGCGCCGCTTTGTGGCGGCAGCGGGATTTACACAGGAATAA
- a CDS encoding NAD-dependent protein deacylase has product MSDRSGLIERFAEWISESGRIVFFGGAGISTESGIPDFRSAAGLYQTETHSPYSPEEILSRPFFDRHPEVFFDFYRSKMLHPEAQPNAAHRFLARLEEQGKLTAVVTQNIDGLHQLAGSRKVLELHGSVHRNYCMNCGTFHTLEEVISAPDPVPACKSCGGIVKPDVVLYGENLDESTITGSIEAIRNADMLIIGGTSLTVYPAAQFVDYFRGNRTVLINMAQTGFDGRAGLLIAEPIGQVCEAVSRVWQEG; this is encoded by the coding sequence TTGAGTGATAGAAGCGGCTTGATAGAGCGTTTTGCCGAATGGATCAGCGAAAGCGGCAGAATTGTGTTTTTTGGCGGAGCAGGGATTTCAACAGAAAGCGGCATTCCGGATTTTCGTTCGGCCGCCGGTTTGTATCAAACGGAAACCCATTCACCGTATTCGCCTGAAGAGATTTTGAGCCGCCCTTTTTTTGATCGCCATCCGGAGGTCTTTTTTGATTTTTACCGGTCAAAGATGCTGCATCCGGAAGCTCAGCCGAATGCGGCTCACCGCTTCCTGGCCCGGCTTGAGGAGCAGGGCAAGCTGACGGCGGTTGTGACCCAGAACATCGACGGTCTCCACCAGCTGGCCGGAAGCCGCAAGGTGCTGGAGCTGCATGGATCGGTTCACAGAAATTATTGCATGAATTGCGGGACCTTTCACACGCTTGAAGAGGTTATTTCCGCTCCGGACCCGGTCCCGGCCTGCAAAAGCTGCGGCGGCATCGTCAAACCCGACGTGGTGCTGTACGGGGAGAACCTTGATGAATCTACAATTACGGGGTCGATCGAAGCGATACGGAACGCCGATATGCTGATTATCGGAGGGACCTCGCTTACTGTTTATCCGGCCGCGCAATTCGTCGATTATTTCCGGGGAAATCGAACGGTGTTGATCAACATGGCCCAAACCGGATTTGACGGCCGGGCAGGTTTGCTGATTGCCGAGCCGATCGGCCAGGTGTGCGAAGCTGTTTCGCGCGTGTGGCAGGAAGGGTAA
- a CDS encoding protease, whose amino-acid sequence MEGLYLGCLIGGVLFTLASVLVGDLLGQWLDGMFDFLSVDFMKPVVLAGGVTGFGGAGILLERYSGLGRAAVLVLAICIALILCALVYFAYVAPAERSENSTGYSEKELPGQIGEVSIPIPGEGYGEVMVNGVGGNSLHIAASWERREIAAGVQVVIVDWRDGVVYVSELDEHKGEGFI is encoded by the coding sequence ATGGAGGGATTGTATTTAGGGTGCCTGATCGGCGGTGTTTTGTTTACGCTTGCAAGCGTGCTGGTGGGCGATCTGCTAGGCCAATGGCTGGACGGGATGTTTGATTTCTTATCCGTCGATTTTATGAAGCCGGTCGTCCTTGCAGGCGGAGTAACCGGGTTTGGCGGTGCCGGCATCCTGCTGGAACGTTATTCCGGTCTTGGGCGTGCCGCAGTGCTGGTGCTTGCCATCTGTATCGCTCTGATCCTCTGTGCTTTGGTTTATTTCGCTTATGTAGCACCTGCGGAAAGGAGCGAGAACTCAACAGGTTACTCCGAGAAGGAGCTCCCCGGCCAGATTGGAGAGGTCAGCATTCCGATCCCGGGCGAAGGTTATGGCGAAGTCATGGTCAATGGGGTAGGCGGAAATTCCCTGCATATTGCGGCAAGCTGGGAACGCCGGGAGATTGCTGCGGGCGTCCAGGTCGTCATTGTTGATTGGCGTGACGGCGTTGTGTATGTGTCCGAACTAGATGAGCATAAAGGAGAGGGTTTCATTTGA
- the mgrA gene encoding L-glyceraldehyde 3-phosphate reductase has protein sequence MVYSPNEERYEAMIYNRVGRSGLKLPAISLGLWHNFGGVNSFENGREMIRKAFDLGITHFDLANNYGPPPGSAEEMFGQVLAKDLKPFRDELVISSKAGYLMWPGPYGDWGSRKYLIASLDQSLKRMGLEYVDIFYSHRPDPETPLEETMMALDQIVRSGKALYVGISNYPADQTAEAIKILKELGTPLLIHQPRYSLLDRWIENGLQDVLEQNGVGSIAFTPLAQGLLTSKYLNGIPEDSRAASPSGFLKESAITPEVLRKIRALNQMAAARGQSLAQFALAWVLRGGRVTSALIGASRASQIEENAAALKNLEFSEEELNRIERILKTDDPES, from the coding sequence ATGGTATATTCACCGAACGAAGAAAGATACGAAGCGATGATTTATAATCGGGTCGGTCGTTCAGGACTCAAGCTGCCTGCGATTTCCCTCGGTTTGTGGCACAATTTCGGAGGCGTCAACTCGTTTGAGAATGGACGTGAAATGATCCGCAAGGCGTTTGATCTCGGGATTACCCATTTTGATCTTGCCAATAACTATGGTCCTCCTCCGGGATCGGCTGAAGAAATGTTTGGCCAGGTTCTGGCTAAAGACCTGAAGCCTTTCCGTGATGAACTCGTCATCTCTTCCAAAGCGGGATATCTGATGTGGCCTGGTCCTTACGGAGACTGGGGTTCGCGCAAATATTTGATCGCCAGCCTGGATCAGAGCCTGAAGCGGATGGGACTGGAGTACGTGGATATTTTTTATTCCCATCGTCCTGACCCCGAGACACCGCTTGAAGAAACGATGATGGCTCTGGATCAGATTGTGCGTTCTGGAAAAGCCCTCTATGTGGGGATATCCAACTACCCGGCAGATCAAACGGCTGAAGCTATAAAAATACTGAAAGAGCTCGGCACGCCTCTGCTCATTCATCAGCCCCGGTATTCCCTGCTGGACCGCTGGATCGAGAACGGGCTGCAGGATGTGTTGGAGCAAAACGGCGTAGGCAGCATTGCCTTTACTCCGCTCGCTCAAGGTCTGCTGACCAGCAAATATTTGAACGGTATTCCGGAGGATTCCCGGGCAGCCAGCCCGAGCGGCTTCCTGAAGGAATCGGCTATTACGCCGGAGGTGCTGCGCAAGATACGGGCGCTGAATCAGATGGCGGCGGCTCGCGGCCAAAGTCTGGCCCAGTTCGCGCTGGCTTGGGTGCTGAGAGGCGGCAGAGTGACATCGGCCCTCATCGGCGCCAGCCGGGCCAGTCAAATCGAAGAGAATGCAGCGGCGCTTAAAAACCTGGAGTTCTCGGAGGAAGAATTAAACCGCATTGAACGGATTCTGAAGACGGACGATCCGGAATCCTAA
- a CDS encoding AraC family transcriptional regulator, whose amino-acid sequence MNQPLKQTVKPATYMSAANPDFPGYDVLRVLFAGESQTSPSHRLGPKIYDFYLFHYIEEGSGVFRTEKGTYRLRSGSGFMIEPDHLVSYESDPETPWRYRWLAFSGAGAKELAREAGFSQDTPVVHGSSYGPIPEALGSILAAFREQQEGAGLAALGYLYLIMAEAKRSLVSGTANTEGEAHIQRVVKQMIHYMTSQYAYPISIEEMCSGLGYNRAYLSRVFKKGTGMSPVTYLLKLRIDKARYLLRDRPDLSIEQIAASVGLTDPLYFSRQFKRFYGEAPSTYRRSVTRG is encoded by the coding sequence ATGAACCAGCCGTTAAAACAAACTGTGAAACCCGCCACATATATGTCAGCCGCCAATCCCGATTTCCCCGGTTATGACGTCCTCCGCGTCTTGTTTGCCGGCGAAAGCCAAACCTCCCCTTCCCACCGTCTCGGGCCCAAAATTTACGATTTCTATTTGTTTCATTATATCGAGGAGGGAAGCGGCGTCTTTCGCACGGAAAAAGGGACTTACCGCCTCCGATCCGGCAGCGGCTTTATGATTGAACCGGATCACCTCGTCAGCTATGAATCCGACCCGGAGACCCCCTGGCGCTACCGCTGGCTTGCCTTCAGCGGAGCAGGAGCGAAGGAGCTGGCAAGAGAGGCCGGCTTCTCTCAGGACACGCCGGTCGTTCATGGTTCAAGCTATGGACCGATACCTGAGGCTTTAGGCTCCATTCTGGCTGCATTCCGCGAGCAGCAGGAAGGGGCAGGCCTCGCCGCGCTGGGTTATTTGTATCTGATTATGGCCGAGGCGAAACGTTCCCTGGTGTCCGGAACAGCAAACACAGAGGGCGAGGCTCATATCCAGCGGGTAGTCAAACAAATGATCCACTATATGACGAGCCAATACGCCTATCCGATCTCCATTGAGGAAATGTGCTCAGGTCTAGGCTACAACCGTGCTTATTTATCCCGGGTCTTCAAGAAAGGCACCGGGATGTCTCCCGTCACCTATCTGCTGAAGCTGCGTATCGACAAAGCCCGTTATCTCCTGCGGGACCGCCCGGACTTGTCCATCGAACAGATCGCCGCATCCGTCGGCCTGACGGACCCGCTTTATTTCTCGCGCCAGTTCAAACGATTCTACGGGGAAGCGCCCAGCACCTACCGGCGTTCGGTCACCAGAGGTTGA